The genome window TGTTGATGCGCCGCTTGTGCCCGTGGCGGCACGTTGCGATCGGTACCCGGTTGCGGGCAGGCCGCGCAGTCACCGAAGGCAAAGATGTTTTCGTCGCGCGTGGTTTGCAGGGTCGGCAGCACTTGCAGCTGATTGATGCGGTTGGTTTCCAGACCGTCAATGTCCTTGAGGAAACCCGGTGCGCGAATGCCGGCAGCCCAGACTTTCAGGCTGGCCTTGATCTCGTTGCCATCGGCGGTGATCAGGCTGTCGGCAGTCACTTCGCTGACTGCTGCGTTGGTCATCACATTGACCCCGAGCTTCTCCAGGGTCTTGTGCACCGGCCCGCTGATGCGCTCCGGCAGGGCGGGCAGCACCCGTGGGCCGGCTTCGATCAGCGTGATGTGCATGTTTTCCGGTTTGATCCGGTCCAGACCATAAGCGGCCAATTCATGGGCGGCGTTGTGCAGCTCTGCCGCCAGTTCGACGCCAGTGGCGCCAGCACCGACGATGGCGACGCTGATCTGCTCGACCACGTCGGTCTGCCCGGCGTGGGCGCGCAGATAGTGATTGAGCAATTGCTGGTGGAAGCGCTCAGCCTGTTTGCGCGTATCGAGGAACAGACAATGCTGCGCCGCGCCCTGGGTGCCGAAATCGTTGGTGGTGCTGCCGACGCTGATCACCAGCGAGTCATAAGCCACTTCACGCGCCGGCACCAGCTCGACGCCGTTTTCGTCATAGGTCGCGGCCAACTGGATTTTCTTCTGCGCGCGATCGAGCCCGCTCATGCGCCCGAGCTGGAACTCGAAGTGGTTCCATTTCGCCTGGGCGACATAGTTGAGTTCGTCTTCGGAGGAGTTCAGGGAACCGGCGGCCACTTCGTGCAGCAGCGGTTTCCAGATGTGGGTCAGGTTCGCGTCGACCAGCATCACGCTGGCCGTGCCGCGCTTGCCCAGAGTCTTACCCAGGCGGGTAGCCAACTCCAGACCGCCGGCGCCGCCGCCGACAATGACAATACGATGGGACATAGGGATAACTCGCAAGGTTTTTAAAGGAAATCGGTGCGGTTACCCGAGGGAGCGCAAGGCAGCTCATAACGTCAGGTAACTGATAAATCGGCTCAACAGGCCCAGACCAATGGTCACTGCCAGCACCAGCACCAGGAGCATCCACGGCCGGAAAGGCCGGCGCTCGACACGGTGTTGGGACAATTGCAGGTACTCTTCGACATGCTTTTGGTCTTCGGGGTTCAGGCGGCTGGTCATATTTGCCTCGTCAGGTAGACGTTACTGAATGAGCACAGGCTACAGCGGTTTTCAGCCCGGATTGAACGCAGCGTAGCCGCTGTCCGGGACCGGTTCGACGCACACGCTATCGTCGAGGCGAATGATGCCGCTTTGTAACACCCGGGCGGTGATCCCGCCATGCCCGCGCACGGCCTGGAAAGTGCCCGGGCCGAGATTGTTCTGCAAGCGTGCACAGGGCTGACACCAGCCAGTGGTTTCGAGTATCGCCTGCCCGATGCGAAAGCGCCGCCCCTTCAGGCTAAACAAATTGATTCCGCTTATAACGAGATTGCGCCGCAGATCTTCAGGCCGGACTGGCTGGTCAGCGGGACGGCCCATCAATGCGTTGATTACCGCCAGGTGCTCCCACTGGATCAGCGTCACCTGTCGCGCATTGCGAATGCCCGGGCGGGCGTGGTCGCCGGTCAGCCCGGCTTCCAGCCGCGCCTCGACCGCGTCGAGCTCGAGCATCGGCCCACGGGATTCTGGACGCACACCGATCCAGCGCACGCGACCGGTTTGCGGAACCTCGGCGATCAACTGCTGCAGCGGCGTCACAGGCTGATGCCCACGTCGAACACAATGCTGCGGCCGAGGTTGCTGCGCAGAAAGTCCGGTGCGTCGGGGTGGGCGAACAGCACGCGGGCGAATGTCGGGCCGACCAGCGACAGCGAGCGCCAGCCCTGACGCAGATATTCGGTCGGTGGCGGGAAGTGACTGTTGAGATCCAGCACTTCGCGTTTGAGGCTGGCGAAGGCGATGATGTCCAGCTCACCCAGATCCATGCCGCGTTCCTTGTAGTTGTGCGCCTTCTTGCGCAGGGTCGGCGCCAGACGCAGGAGAAATTCATTGGCCGGGATGCGTTTGGGCTTGGCTTCGCGGCGCACCAGTTGGCTCAGGGAAAACGCGCTGCGCCGACGCTGCAATTCGTCGCGCCATTCATCATTGAGACGGCGGCCTTCATCGAGGACGAAAAAAACTTCGAAATTGGCATCGCGGAACAACACGTCCGGCGGCTCACCGGCCGGGGCGAATTCGTCGGCGCGGTAGGGGATGTTCAAACCTTGCAGCAGGCGCTGGCAGACCCAACGCTCTCGCTCCCATTTGCGGGCATTGGACAGGAACGCATTGGCCTGCTCGGCCGCGATGGTCAGCAGGCGTAAATAATCTGAATCATCCATAAGCCCAAGCTTAGCGTCCAAATGCGACAAGCAGATAGCTTTGCATCGGCAGAGATATGACTGGCGCGCAATTGCGCACTTGTAGGAGCTGCCGAAGGCTGCGATCTTGATCGTTCCCACGCTCTGCGTGGGAATGCAGCCGGGGACGCTCTGCGTCCCAAAAGATCGCAGCCTTCGGCAGCTCCTACATGGGGGTGTCGTTGGAAAGGTGAGGGTCATGATTGGAGCTGAACTGCTGTCGACGGCAAGCCTGACGCTCGGCTGGCTGATTTATCTGCCGGTGCTGCTCTGGGCGATCATGCGTGCGCCATGGGTCGAGCTGTTCAGCGACAGTCGCCGGCAGCACTTGCTGTTCGGCACGGTGTTCGCGCTGTTCCTGCTGTGGCTGGTGCGCAGGGATTTCGACACTGGCGTGTCTTATCACTTCATCGGCATGACGGCGGTGACGTTGCTGCTCGATTGGCCGCTGGCGATTGTCGGCGGGCTGGTTGCGCAGATGGGGCTGGTGCTGCTGGGCCGTCAGGATCTGGCCGCGCTCGGCGTCAACGGCGCGTTGCTGATTCTGCTGCCGGTGCTGATCACCGAATGCGTGGCGATTCTGGTCGAGCGTGCGCAGCCACGCAATCCGTTCGTTTACATCTTCTGTTCCGGTTTCTTCGCCGCTGCGTTGTCCGGCCTGCTGTGCCTGATCCTCAGCCTGACACTGCTGTGGTACGACGGCCTCTTCGCCATGCCGGAATGGCTGGAAGATTTCGTCGGCTACCTGTGGTTGCTGCTGTTTCCCGAAGCCTTTATCAACGGCATGGTCGTCAGTGCGCTGGTGGTGTTCTGCCCGGAATGGCTGGAGACCTTCAACCGCACCCGTTACCTGTCGGCGCCGTGGAAGGATGACGATCCGAAGTCTTGATCCACATCGAACCGCCATGCTCGCGGGCTTTTGCAGCCCTGATCAGTGACGCGGATCGAAATCGCCGGAAAACAGCTCGTCCTCGGCATCCGGGGCGACCGGAATCTTGTGCTCTTCTGAGGCCCAGGCGCCGAGGTCGATCAGTTTGCAACGGTCGGAGCAGAACGGACGGAATTTGTTCGCCGGGGTGAATTCGACGGGGGCGCCGCAGGTTGGGCATTCAACGGTTGGAATCTGGCTCATGCTTGGCCTCCGGATAAAGTCAGATAAAAGTGATGCAGACGCTCGACCTCGCTGTGCAGCCAGGCGAGGTCGCGGTCGTTGACGATCACGTCGTCGGCACGGCTCACGCGGTCTTCACGGCTCGATTGCGCCTTGAGGATCGCCTGCACTTGTTGTTCGCTGGTCTGGTCACGCTGCAAGGTGCGTTCGATCTGCAGTTGTTGCGGCGCATCGATGACCAGAATGCGCTGGGTCATCGCGTATTGCCCGGACTCGATCAGCAACGGTGACACCAGAATCGCGTAAGGCGATTTTGCCTGCGCCAGATGATGAGCGATTTCTTCGCCGATCAACGGATGCAGCAGCGCTTCAAGCCAACGCCGCTGCTCAGGGTCTTCAAAAATCAGTTTGCGCAGGGCGGCGCGATCCAGCGTGCCATCGGCCTGCAACACGCCGGAACCGAAATGCTCGGCGATTTTCGCCAGCGCCGGACGCCCCGGCTCGACTACCCAGCGCGCCGCATGATCAGCGTCCACCACGTGCACGCCGAGGTCGATGAAGTGCTGCGCCGCCGCGCTTTTGCCGCTGCCGATGCCGCCGGTCAGGCCGAGGATCCAGGGTTTTTCCACAGGGGTATTCATTTCAAACCGACAGACTGCCAATAGAAGTCGGTTATTTGACCACCCCAGAGCAAGGCAATCCAGCCGGCAATTGCCAGAAAGGGTCCGAAGGGGATCGGCGTCGAGGTTGCCTGGGCGCGCAGACGCAGCATGACGACGCCCAAAATCGCCCCCACCAAGGACGATAGAAGGATCGTCAGCGGCAGAATCTGCCAGCCACCCCAAGCGCCAAGCAAGGCCAACAGCTTGAAATCGCCATGACCGATTCCGTCCTTGCCAGTGAGCAGTTTGAACAGCCAGAACACCGACCACAGCGCCAGATAACCCGCGACTGCGCCCCACAATGCATCGGGCAACGCCACGAACACGCCGAAGCTGTTGACGATCAGCCCCAGCCACAGCAGCGGCAGCACCAGCACATCGGGCAGCAACTGATGTTCGCAGTCGATCAGACTCATCGCCAGCAAGCCCCACGTCAGCAAAATCAGCAAGCCCGCCGGCCAGCCGAAGCCCAGATGCCAGGCGATGAATGCCGACAGCAGGCCGCAGGCCAGTTCGGTCAGCGGGTAACGTTTACTGATCGGCGCCGAACAGGCCGAGCAGCGCCCGCGCAGCAGCAGATAACTGAGCAGCGGAATGTTTTCCCACGGGCGGATCCGATGTCCGCAATGCGGGCACGCGGAGTGCGGCAGCATCAGGTTGTAGGTCGGCACGGGCGTTTCAGTGGGCAGGCCGAGCACATCATGGGCTTGCTGGCGCCAGTCGCGCTCGAGCATTTTCGGCAGGCGCCAGACCACAACATTGAGGAAGCTGCCGACCACCAGCCCGAGCAGCAGCGCGCTGACCACAAAGGCCAGCGGATACACAGCAAACAGTTCTTCGATAGGCATGTCAGATCGCTGAGCCGAGTTGGAAGATCGGCAGGTACATGGCCACCACCAGTCCACCGACGATGACCCCCAGCACCACCATGATGAACGGCTCCATCAGGCTGGTGAGGTTGTCGACCATGTTATCGACTTCCGCTTCATAAAAACCGGCGACCTTGTCGAGCATGTCATCCAGTGCCCCGGACTCCTCGCCGATGGCGGTCATCTGCACCGCCATATTGGGAAACACACCGGTGCTGCGCATGGAGAAGTTCAGCTGCATGCCGGTCGAGACGTCCTGCCTCACGCGCAGCACCGCGCGCTTGAACAACACATTGCCGGTGGCGCCGGCGACCGAATCCAGCGCCTCCACCAACGGCACGCCGGCGGCGAAAGTGGTCGACAGGGTGCGGGCAAAACGCGCAACGGCGGACTTGTACATCAAGGTGCCCACCAGCGGCAGCTTCAGCAGCCAGGCATCGCGCCGGTCGCGCAGGGCCTGCGAAGTCTTCAACGCGTGGCGAGTGCCGAAAAACGCTGCCACCAGCGCAAAAAGAATCGCCCACCACCACTGCTGCATGAATTCCGACAGGCTGATGATCATCAGGGTGAAGCCCGGCAGTTCTGCGCCGAACCCGGAAAACACCGACTGGAACTGCGGCACCACTTTGACCAGCAGAATGCCGGTCACCACCGCCGCCACCAGCACCACGGCGGTGGGGTAGGTCATGGCTTTTTTGATCTTGGCCTTGAGCGCTTCGCTTTTTTCCTTATAGGTCGCGACCCGTTCGAGCAAAGTGTCGAGGGCACCAGACTGTTCTCCGGCGTCGACCAGGTTGCAGTACAACTCGTCGAAGTATTGCGGCTTCTTGCGCAGGGCCGTGGCGAAACTGTTACCGGCGGCAACTTCCTGTTTGACCTCATCGACCAGTTTGCGCATGGCAGGGTTTTCGAAGCCCTCGCCGATGATGTCGAAGGACTGCAACAGCGGTACACCGGCTTTCATCATCGTTGCCATCTGCCGGGTGAACAGGGCGATGTCCTGCGGTTTGATGCGTTTGCCCAAGCTCAGCAGGGAGGCGGATTTCTTGCGCACCTTGCCCGGGTTGATCCCTTGTTTGCGCAGCTGCGCCTTGATCAGTGCGGGGTTCTGCCCGCTCAACTCGCCGCTGACTTTGCTGCCTTTGCGGTCGGTGCCTTCCCAGGCGTAAACGCTGACTTTCGCTGCCTTGACCGCCATGTTCAATCCTTGGTGACCCGGTTGATTTCCTCAAGGCTGGTGATGCCTTGCATGGCCTTGTGCAGCCCGGAGGTGCGCAGATCGGCGAAACCGTCGCGGCGCATCTGAATGTCGATTTCCAGCGAATTGCCTTCGGCCATGATCAACCGTTGCAGGTCCGGTGTGTTCTTTACCACTTCATAAATCCCCACGCGTCCTTTGTAACCGCCGTTGCAGTGATCGCAACCGACCGGCTCGTAGATCGTGAAATGGCCGATGCGTTCCTCGGGGAAGCCTTCCTTGAGCAAGGTTTCGTGCGGGATTTCCAGCGGCCGCTTGCAGTGCGCGCACAATTTGCGCGCCAGACGCTGGGCGATGATCAGGCTGACCGAGGTGGCAATGTTGAAACCGGGAATGCCCATGTTGTGCAGGCGCGTGAGGGTTTCCGCCGCGCTGTTGGTGTGCAGGGTCGACAGCACCAGGTGGCCGGTCTGCGCGGCCTTGATCGCGATCTCGGCGGTTTCCAGATCGCGGATCTCGCCGACCATGATCACGTCCGGGTCCTGACGCAGAAACGAGCGCAGCGCCTGGGCAAAGTCCAGCCCTTGGCGGGGATTGACGTTGACCTGATTGATGCCTTCCATGTTGATTTCCACCGGGTCTTCGGCGGTGGAAATATTGATGTCGACGGTGTTGAGGATATTCAGCCCGGTGTACAGCGACACGGTTTTACCGGAGCCGGTGGGGCCGGTGACCAGAATCATTCCTTGCGGCTGTTTCAGCGCGGCCAGGTACAAAGCCTTTTGCTCGGCTTCGTAACCCAAGGCGTCGATGCCCATTTGTGCACTGGACGGGTCGAGAATCCGGATCACCACTTTTTCGCCCCACAGGGTCGGCAAGGTGTTGACGCGAAAATCGATGGATTTGCTTTTCGACAGGCGCATCTTGATCCGTCCGTCCTGGGGTTTGCGTCGTTCCGAAATATCCAGACTGGCCATCACCTTCAGGCGAGCGGCAATACGCCCGGCCAGCTGGATCGGCGGCTTGGCCACCTCGCGCAGCATGCCGTCGGTGCGCATGCGCACCCGGTAGTTTTTTTCGTACGGCTCGAAATGCAGGTCGGAAGAGCCGCTCTTGATCGCGTCGAGCAGCATCTTGTGCACGAACCGCACGACCGGGGCGTCGTCGGCATCGAGGCCGCCGATCAAGTCCTGTTTGTTGTCATCAATCGACTCGACGTCGAGGCCGTCGAGATCGACATCGGCCATTTCTTCCAGACCCGAGGCGTGGCTGTCGAAGAACTTGTCGATGGCGTCGCTGAGCTTGTCGTCCTCGACCAGAATCGCTTCGGTACTCAGGCCGGTGCTGAACTGGATGTCGCTGATCGCCTGCTGATTGCTCGGGTCGGAAAGGCCCACGAACAGTTTGTTGCCGCGCCGCCACAAGGGCAGGGCGCAATGCTGACGAACCAGTTTTTCACTGACCAGACCCTTCGGCTGGGTCTCCTTGTCGAGGCAATTGAGATCAAGCAGGGCCATGCCGAAATGTTCGGAAGCTATCTCGGCGATCTGCCGGCTGTTGACCAGTTTGTTGTGCACCAGGTAATTGACCAGCGATACGCGATTGCGCTGGGCCTGCGCCCAGGATTGCCGGGCGCTTGTTTCCGTGAGCAGTTCGGCCTGGACCAATTGCTTGGCCAGACCGCTCAGAGCGATGTCATTCATGGGGATTCCGCACGCTTGCCGTTCATGACTTATAGCCTAGTCAAGTGACAGCGCCAAACACGGCGCGTGCAGGTGACAAAAAGTGTCAGATAGTGCGGTTGCGGGTTGTAGGAAACGGCATTGATGCGTGCTGACGCCCAACGGACGGGGGCGCAAAGGCGTTGGCATAGGCTGTGCTGAGCCTTGTTCAGATCATGAGATTTCCACTCATGCATGGAGCGTGTCTATGAAAAAACAACAAGGTTTCACATTGATCGAGCTGCTGATCGTCGTGGCGATCATCGGCATTCTGGCGACTATCGCCCTGCCTCAGTATTCGAAGTATCAGGCGCGGTCGAAGGTGACGGCGGGGCTGGCGGAGATTAGTGCATTGAAAGTGCCATTCGAGGACACGATCAATCAAGGCACAGCTCCAACTCTGGCCAACGTTGCCAATGGTGCGACTACTACTTCCAACTGTACGTTGGCAGTTACAGGCACAGCCGCGACTGGCGAAGGCACAGTCACCTGCACCCTGCTCAATGCACCGGGTCCGGTGTTGGGTAGGACCATTACTCTCTCCCGTTCCGGTTCCGCTACGGGTAATACCTCCGGCGTGTGGACCTGCGCGACCACTGTCAACTCGGACTACGCGCCTCGTGGCTGCACGGCCAGCGGTGCGTAATCACGTTGCCGTCTGAACTGGAAATGCCCCGCACTGCGGGGCATTTTCGTATCGTCACCTGTTCACAAAAGCTCTAATAATTTCAGCAGCTTATGAACTTTCCGAAAAACCGCAACTTGCATGCGAAATTGCGCTGAGTCATGCATTTTGCATGAAAATGAAAATCAACGTTTTTTATAACTCATTGTTTTTAAACAGTTTTATGCGACTGAAAAAGTTGGCACAGCGTTCGCAATATCTCCGGTAACCCTGCTGACAAGCGTTACAGCAGACTTCCAGTAAAAACAGGAGTTACTCGTATGAAGAAGTTCGCTATCACTGCCGCTGCTACCGCTCTGACCCTGACCATGGCCGGTGGCGCTTTCGCCCAGTCCGCTCAGGCTACCCAGGCGCCAATGGTTCTGGCTGCCGGTGAAGTTACCAAGGCTAAAGAAGCTACTTCCGACACCTGGATCACCACCAAAGTGAAAAGCGATCTGGTTACCGAAAAAGGTATTCCAGGCACCGACATCAAAGTCGAAACCAACAAAGGTGTAGTTTCCCTGTCTTCTGACGTAGCTGTTACCGAAGCTCAGAAAACTACCGCTGTGAACATCACCAAGAAAATCAAAGGCGTTAAAGCGGTCTCCGCTGACGGCCTGAAAGCCGAGTAAGGCAAGACTTCTCGCCTGAACCGGGAGAAGACGCGACAGACGGGCCGAGCAATACGTCTGCCGCAACTTTAGAGTTCATGCGAACGGTCACACGGATGTGACCATTACAGGCCCCGGCACTTGTGTCGGGGCCTGTTCTATTTTGGGCAATACCAATGTGGGAGCGAGCCTGCTCGCGAATGCGTAGTGTCAGCCGACAAGTTCGTCAGTAGACAGACCGTATTCGCGAGCAGGCTCGCTCCCACAGGGTAAATTTCGTTCGGCTTAATTGCCGCGTTTGCTGTTGATCTGCCGCAGGCGATTGCCTTCGAAGCGCAGGTATTGATACATGCCGTTGTTCGGGCCGTAGGTCCATTCCTCGGCCTGAAACTCTTCGCGGCGATTGGCACTGCGCTTGTAGCCAAGCACATCACGACTGACCGGCTCGCCGCATTTTTGCAGCACCTCGCTGGCGCGGTCGCCGAGGCTGATCAACTGGCTGCCGCAGCGCAATGTATCCGAAGCCGACGCATGGCCGGCGGCGCACGTCAGCGCGAGCACAGCCAGCCAGTTACGCACGGTCATTCGGCATCCAGGTGCATTTGCGTGACCACACGGCCGTCGCTTTCGGCCTCGCCGAGGTTGGCGTCGATGAAGTACACGCGGTCATCTTCCAGCTTGCCCTGGTCGACCAGGTAATCCTTGATGGTGCTGGCGCGATCCTGGCCCAACTGGCGCAACAGCACCTCGCTGCCGCTCCAGAACGCGATCACGCCCTGGCGCATTTTCGCTGTGCGTTCTTCCTTGCCGAGGTCTTTCCATTCTGCCGGTGGCTGGGTTTTCAGGCGGGTGCGGTAAATCCCTTCGAGCAACGCGCCTTTCTCGCTTTCGGGCACTTGCAGCAGCGAGGCCTGGGCCGGGACTTTGTCGCCACGGCGCTGGAGCATCTTGTAGTAGTTGTATTGATATTCGCGTTCCAGACGTTGCTCGGCGAGCAGTGGCCCATCACTGCTCTTCGCGGCAGTGCCTTCGATTTCTAGGCGCAGCGCGGGACGTTCCTTGAGCGCTTGCGACAGTTTCACCAGCGCCGCTTCTGCGTCTTTGCTCAGATCGCTGGAGCCCGGCGCGAAGGACACCGTGCCGAGGTCTTCGGAGCCGCCGCCACTGACCAGCCCGCCGATCATCTTGAACGGCGCGGCGGCCGCTTTGACGATGAGGTTGCGCAGGGTCTGCCAGACGATCGGCATGACGCTGAACTGTGGATTATTCAGGTCGCCGGTCACCGGCAATTCGATGGAGATCTTGCCGTCGACGTCCTTGAGCAGGGCGATCGCCAGTTTCAGCGGCAGACTCACTGCATCAGGGCTGTCGACCTTCTCGCCCAGTTGCAGCTGCTCGACGACGACTTTGTTCTCGGCTTTCAGTTGGCCTTTGGTGATCAGGTAGTGCAGATCAAGGTTGAGCCGGCCCTTGCGGATGCGGTAGCCGGCGAATTTGCCGGAGTAGGGCGTCAGGGTCGTCAGTTCGACGCGCTTGAAACTGGTGGCGATGTCGAGACTGGCCATCGGGTCGAACGGATTGACCGCACCCTTGATGGTCACCGGCGCATAACGGTCGACCTTGCCTTTGATGTCGACGCTGGCCGGTTTTGCCTGGCGACTGTCGATGGTACCGATCTGGCCGTTGAGCTGTTGCACGGCGGTGGCAAAATTCGGCGTCAGGCTGAAGTCGGCGAAGTTGGCCGAGCCGTCGTTGATCGCAATCGCACCGATGTGAATGCCCAGTGGTTTGTCCTTGCTAGCGGGTTTGGCTCCGGCAGGTTTGGCACCGCTGTCGGCTGGTTGCGGGATCAGCAGGTCGTCGACGTTGGTGCTGCGGTCGTCGTTGATCATGAAACGCACATACGGCTGCAACAGGTTGACCTTGTCGATCGACAGGCTGTCGCCGTGCTGATAGTTGATGCCATCGACCACGACTTGCTGCCATTTGAGGAAGTCGCGGGTCTTCAGCGTATCGAGGGTGTGCAGTTGATCGATCTGCGCGCGGCCGGTGACGCTGAGGGCCAGTGGCTCGGTGCTCTTCAGGTTGACTTTGAGGTCACTGCCGAGCATGCCGCTGCGCAGTTCCAGGCGAATGAACGGGTTGATGTAGGACTGCGCGACACGCAGGTCGACGTCCTGG of Pseudomonas triticicola contains these proteins:
- a CDS encoding DUF748 domain-containing protein codes for the protein MKPHMPKGLIRAIGALLTALALYSLLGFLILPGIALRVANQQLANYATLPAHLQRIELNPFSLEVTLWGLVIGEPGKEQVGFDRLYANLQIDSLWTKALHLSDIELDKPKSEILFAKDGKLNLLGLFNVPPSEQTPADPDAKPFPLRIDNIKLAGGVVHFEDMRPSEPIEFLYDDLSFELKNLSTLPEDSADMTLVAIGPAGGRIDWTGNFSLIPFTSEGTLKVTDGQMKSFWPYVRDAVPLVLENGVVSLSTEYKLNLSKQTELLLNNVAVSIAPFAIKAPDGRPLARLERLDIGDTSLDLAKQQVVVGKIRSNKLETWAALEADGQLDWQKLFASQPSKPAAKAAAEPADAPAAADSPKPESTAPSKPWQVLVKDVQLRNYTVHLADRSAQPAVALDITPLNVDLQDFDSLNGSPFKLKLDSGLGKQGKISADGTVNLAPVNAQLNVKTQDVDLRVAQSYINPFIRLELRSGMLGSDLKVNLKSTEPLALSVTGRAQIDQLHTLDTLKTRDFLKWQQVVVDGINYQHGDSLSIDKVNLLQPYVRFMINDDRSTNVDDLLIPQPADSGAKPAGAKPASKDKPLGIHIGAIAINDGSANFADFSLTPNFATAVQQLNGQIGTIDSRQAKPASVDIKGKVDRYAPVTIKGAVNPFDPMASLDIATSFKRVELTTLTPYSGKFAGYRIRKGRLNLDLHYLITKGQLKAENKVVVEQLQLGEKVDSPDAVSLPLKLAIALLKDVDGKISIELPVTGDLNNPQFSVMPIVWQTLRNLIVKAAAAPFKMIGGLVSGGGSEDLGTVSFAPGSSDLSKDAEAALVKLSQALKERPALRLEIEGTAAKSSDGPLLAEQRLEREYQYNYYKMLQRRGDKVPAQASLLQVPESEKGALLEGIYRTRLKTQPPAEWKDLGKEERTAKMRQGVIAFWSGSEVLLRQLGQDRASTIKDYLVDQGKLEDDRVYFIDANLGEAESDGRVVTQMHLDAE